From Chondrocystis sp. NIES-4102:
GGTGGTTTTCTTCCCCAATATCCTCCCCGTCCGAGTTGAAGAACGCAGCGTCTATTTTGAGGTTTCTGCCATTATCATTGCCTTTGTGCTGTTGGGCAAGTACATGGAAGAAATTATCAAAAAGAACTCGTCGGCTGCTGTTCGCAAGCTCTTGGATTTAAAACCTGCCACAGCAAAAGTAATTCGAGACGGGGAAGAGATAGAAATTCCAGCAGAACACGTAATGGTAGGCGAAACCGTTGTTGTTCGTCCAGGAGAGAAAGTGCCAACAGATGGAGTTGTCATAGATGGCGCTTCCTCGATCGACGAGTCGATGCTGACTGGGGAATCTATTCCCGTAGAAAAAGGAGTAGGAGCGGAGGTAATCGGTGGAACGCTCAATCGAACAGGACTTTTCCGCTTCCGAGCTTCTCGTGTGGGTTCGGAAACAGCATTGGCTCAAATTATCAAGTTTGTCGAAGATGCACAAGCTAGTAGCGCCCAAGTCCAGCGACTAGCTGACAAAGTGACTGGTTATTTCGTTCCTGCGGTAGTCGCGATCGCTGTTATTGCTTTCCTTGGCTGGTCTTTGGCGGGCAATTTTCCTCAAGCCCTACTAGCATTTATCGCCGTTTTGATTATCTCCTGTCCTTGTGCGTTGGGAGTTGCGACCCCAGCCGCGCTGATGGTAGGAGTGGGCAAAGGAGCTGAAAACGGAATTTTGATTCGAGGAGGAGAGGTTTTAGAGCGAGCAGAAAAACTTTCTACAGTAATTTTCGATAAAACAGGGACGCTAACTCGCGGAGAACCTAGTGTCACAGATGTGGTTTCCCTCATAGAACGCCCAGAAGATGAAATTCTCAGGCTAGCTGCTGCGGTGGAAATAGGTTCGGAACATCCTTTAGGCGAAGCGATCGTGCGAGCTGCCAGAGAGCAAATGCTAGACGTTCCCAAAGTCAATAATTTTGAAGCAATTCTCGGACATGGCATTCGCGGAGAAATAAATGGCGATCGCGTCGTGTTGGGTAATCGTCGTCTATTCCGAGAGCAAGGCTATCAAATTAGTCCAGAAATAGAAGACAGGCTGACTCGCCTGGAAACTGATGGAAAAACCGCTATGCTGGTTGGTTGTAACGATCTACTGATGGGCATAGTGGCAGTAGCGGACACGCTGAAGCCTGAAGCCTATGAAGCAGTTGCTGCTCTGCGAAAAGAAAAAGTCAAGGTGGTATTACTCACGGGAGACAATCAGCGTACCGCCGATGCAATCGCTCGCCAACTGGGAATCGAGCGGGTAATTGCTGAGGTTTTGCCTGGAAATAAAGCCCAAGTGGTCAAAGACTTTCAAAAACGCGGTGAAGTTGTGGCAATGGTGGGCGATGGAGTTAATGATGCTCCTGCACTAGCAACTGCTGATATTGGTATTGCGATCGGTTCTGGTGCTGATGTAGCCAAAGAAACTGGCGGCATTATTTTGGTGAAAAACGATGTGCGCGACGTAGTAAAAGCTATCCGCTTG
This genomic window contains:
- a CDS encoding cation transporting ATPase, producing the protein MARKHSHHRHSHGSASEVTPAGEMAKDPICGMVIPKATSLKTERSGRSYYFCSQTCLNTFLDPERELKSMRQRVTIALTGVMLLAIMRAAAFLGLAAGVTLVTWIPIPALPWFTWGVWLFILTTPVQFIGGWSFYVGSWNAIRTRSINMDFLIALGTTVAYLYSVVVVFFPNILPVRVEERSVYFEVSAIIIAFVLLGKYMEEIIKKNSSAAVRKLLDLKPATAKVIRDGEEIEIPAEHVMVGETVVVRPGEKVPTDGVVIDGASSIDESMLTGESIPVEKGVGAEVIGGTLNRTGLFRFRASRVGSETALAQIIKFVEDAQASSAQVQRLADKVTGYFVPAVVAIAVIAFLGWSLAGNFPQALLAFIAVLIISCPCALGVATPAALMVGVGKGAENGILIRGGEVLERAEKLSTVIFDKTGTLTRGEPSVTDVVSLIERPEDEILRLAAAVEIGSEHPLGEAIVRAAREQMLDVPKVNNFEAILGHGIRGEINGDRVVLGNRRLFREQGYQISPEIEDRLTRLETDGKTAMLVGCNDLLMGIVAVADTLKPEAYEAVAALRKEKVKVVLLTGDNQRTADAIARQLGIERVIAEVLPGNKAQVVKDFQKRGEVVAMVGDGVNDAPALATADIGIAIGSGADVAKETGGIILVKNDVRDVVKAIRLSRATMLKIKQNLFWAFIYNTIGLPIAALGFLNPIIAAAAMALSSLSVIVNSSLLKGLKLSTN